One region of Camelina sativa cultivar DH55 chromosome 6, Cs, whole genome shotgun sequence genomic DNA includes:
- the LOC109124753 gene encoding 60S acidic ribosomal protein P2-4-like translates to MKVAAAFLLAVLGGNANPSAENIKDIIGAVGADVDGESIELLLKEMSGKDIAELIASGREKLASVPSGGGCGAVAAAPSSGGAAAAPAAAEKKEAKKEEKEESDDDMGFSLFE, encoded by the exons atgaaggttGCTGCTGCTTTTCTCCTCGCTGTTTTGGGCGGAAACGCTAATCCTTCTGCTGAGAATATCAAAGATATCATCGGAGCTG TTGGTGCTGATGTTGATGGAGAGAGCATTGAGCTTCTTTTGAAAGAAATGAGTGGTAAGGACATTGCTGAGCTGATTGCTTCCGGTAGGGAGAAGTTGGCTTCTGTGCCATctggtggtggttgtggtgctgttgcagctgctccatcaagtggtggtgctgctgctgctcctgCAGCTgctgagaagaaagaagctaagaaggaagagaaagaggagtCTGATGAT GACATGGGATTCAGTCTCTTCGAGTAA
- the LOC104790705 gene encoding receptor-like protein 12, with protein MFGSRAKHLCRPDQRDALWEFKNEFYVEESSQYALWSNNTDCCYWDGIFCDPKTDSIGNLKYLRVLSLRECNLFGKIPSSLGNLSYLTDPDLSFNSFSRELPDSMSNLNRLRYLKIVSTKRSGNFPHVLLNWTELTSIDIRSNQFEGMLPSNMSTLTKLEDFEINENLFSGSIPSSLFMIPSLIQLDLGRNDFSGPLEIGNISFASKLKVLFLGENDFNGPIPGSISKLVNLSYLDLSLWNTGKGIVDFSIFLHLKSLTFLDLSYINTRSMVDTSVFLQFLMSLDYLDLSGINLKINSTLHISSCISTLSLSSCNIGEFPKFLQTETSCLSYLDISANHIEGQVPEWLWTLPELWFLNISQNSSSGFGGSASVIQRSELEMLDISSNTFHDLPLLLNSTKFFFGSDNWFSGEIPKAVCKLVSLDTLVLSNNNFSGCFKYFTRISVLHLQDNTLSGILAEGSISDYLRSLNVGHNKLSGELPKSLVVVENNRISDTFPFWLGSLPDLQILVLPSNEFYGPISYPGDSLSFPKLRLFDISDNRFTGGLPSDYFALWSAMSLVVDIVENIIRRSSI; from the exons ATGTTTGGTTCGCGGGCTAAGCACTTGTGTCGTCCAGATCAGAGGGATGCTCTTTGGGAGTTCAAGAACGAGTTCTACGTCGAGGAGTCGTCGCAGTACGCGTTGTGGAGTAACAACACTGATTGCTGTTATTGGGACGGTATCTTTTGTGATCCTAAGACAG ATTCCATCGGCAACCTCAAGTATTTGAGGGTTTTGAGCCTTCGTGAATGCAATCTCTTTGGAAAGATCCCTTCTTCACTTGGAAATCTTTCTTACCTCACTGATCCTGATCTTTCTTTTAATAGCTTCTCCAGGGAACTACCAGATTCGATGAGCAACCTAAACCGGCTAAgatatttgaaaattgtatcGACCAAGCGCAGTGGCAACTTTCCTCATGTGCTACTTAACTGGACCGAGCTCACCTCGATCGACATTCGTTCTAACCAGTTCGAAGGTATGCTCCCATCTAACATGAGTACACTCACCAAACTAGAGGATTTTGAGATCAACGAAAATCTGTTTTCGGGATCAATTCCTTCATCTCTCTTCATGATACCTTCGTTGATCCAACTTGACCTAGGAAGAAACGACTTCAGTGGTCCTCTTGAGATTGGAAATATCTCTTTTGCATCTAAACTTAAAGTCTTGTTCCTTGGAGAAAACGATTTCAATGGACCAATCCCGGGATCTATATCGAAACTAGTCAATCTTTCTTATCTTGACCTCTCTTTATGGAACACAGGGAAGGGCATTGTCGATTTCAGCATCTTCTTGCATCTCAAGTCACTTACGTTCCTTGACCTATCTTATATTAACACAAGAAGCATGGTTGACACGAGTGTTTTCTTACAGTTTCTCATGTCACTTGATTATTTGGATCTTTCAGGGATTAATCTGAAGATCAATTCAACTCTGCATATTTCCTCATGCATATCCACCTTGAGTTTATCTTCCTGCAATATTGGTGAGTTTCCCAAGTTTCTACAAACCGAAACTAGCTGTTTGTCTTATTTAGACATCTCTGCCAATCATATTGAAGGCCAAGTACCAGAGTGGTTATGGACACTGCCAGAGTTGTGGTTTTTAAACATTTCTCAGAATTCTTCTAGTGGTTTTGGAGGATCAGCGAGTGTTATTCAAAGAAGTGAACTAGAAATGCTTGATATAAGTTCAAACACATTCCATGATCTTCCTTTGTTACTAAACTCTACAAAGTTCTTTTTCGGCTCTGACAATTGGTTCTCGGGAGAGATTCCTAAGGCAGTGTGCAAATTGGTTTCTCTTGACACACTTGTTTTatccaacaacaacttcagcGGTTGTTTTAAATACTTCACTCGTATTTCAGTCCTGCATCTACAGGATAACACCCTTTCTGGTATTCTTGCAGAGGGATCTATCAGTGATTACTTGAGATCACTTAATGTTGGTCACAACAAGTTATCAGGAGAACTTCCGAAGTCTCTTGTCGTTGTGGAAAACAACAGAATCAGTGACACATTTCCATTCTGGTTGGGATCGTTGCCCGATTTACAGATTCTTGTCCTTCCTTCTAACGAATTCTATGGACCAATATCTTATCCTGGAGATTCTTTGAGTTTCCCTAAGCTGCGACTCTTTGACATTTCAGATAATCGCTTCACTGGAGGCTTGCCATCAGATTACTTTGCGCTTTGGAGTGCAATGTCATTGGTCGTGGACATTGTAGAGAATATCATACGCAGATCAAGTATTTAA
- the LOC104790706 gene encoding peptidyl-prolyl cis-trans isomerase CYP71 has product MEEESKNGGTASPIKKLAVVAVPPPEVEEEEDAIVGPGPAPRGKRKRPLQFEQAYLDSLPSANMYEKSYMHRDVVTHVAVSAADFFISGSIDGHLKFWKKKGVGIEFAKHFRSHLGPIEGLAVSIDGLLCCTISNDHAVKIYDVVNYDMMAMIALPYIPGAVEWVYKQGDVKAKLAVSDRNSSFVHIYDPRSGSNEPIASREIHMNPIKVMKYNPVSDTMISGDTKGIIEYWSPATLQFPEDEVNFKLKSDTNLFEIAKCKTTISAIEVSPDGRQFSVTSPDRRIRVFWFITGKLRRVYDESLEVAQDLQRSDAPLYRLEAIDFGRRMAVEKDLEKTESAPQPNAVFDESSNFLIYATLLGIKIINLHTNTVARILGKVESNERYLRVALYQGDQGGKKVRKIPAAAANVNESKEPLSDPTILCCAFKKHRIYMFSRREPEEPEDASQGRDVFNEKPAADELMSASDIGNSSTTSLPENVIMHTSLGDIHMKLYPEECPKTVENFTTHCRNGYYDNHLFHRVIRGFMVQTGDPLGDGTGGQSIWGREFEDEFHKSLRHDRPFTLSMANAGPNTNGSQFFITTVATPWLDNKHTVFGRVVKGMDVVQGIEKVKTDKNDRPYQDVKIVNVTVPK; this is encoded by the exons ATGGAGGAAGAATCGAAGAACGGTGGAACCGCGAGTCCGATTAAAAAATTGGCGGTGGTTGCGGTGCCGCCGCCTgaagtggaggaggaggaggatgcgATAGTCGGACCTGGACCTGCTCCACGAGGAAAACGCAAACGTCCGCTTCAGTTCGAGCAAGCTTATCTTGATTCGCTTCCTTCTGCTAATAT GTATGAGAAAAGTTATATGCATCGAGATGTAGTTACGCATGTTGCTGTTTCAGCAGCTGATTTCTTCATAAGTGGAAGCATAGATG GTCACTTgaaattttggaagaaaaaggGAGTTGGTATCGAGTTTGCTAAGCATTTCCGTTCCCATCTCGGTCCTATTGAAGGTCTAGCG GTTAGCATTGATGGTTTGCTTTGCTGCACAATCTCAAATGATCATGCtgttaaaatatatgatgttgtCAACTACGACATGATGGCTATGATCGCCTTGCCATATATCCCTGGTGCTGTTGAGTGGGTCTACAAACAAGGGGATGTCAAAGCCAAACTTGCTGTTAGTGACCGAAACTCATCGTTTGTGCACATTTATGATCCCCGTTCTGGTTCCAACGAACCCATTGCTTCAAGAGAG ATACATATGAATCCAATTAAAGTCATGAAGTACAATCCTGTTTCGGACACAATGATCTCTGGTGACACAAAAGGAATTATTGAGTACTGGAGTCCAGCGACATTGCAGTTTCCGGAGGATGA GGTGAACTTTAAACTGAAGAGTGATACAAATCTCTTTGAGATTGCAAAGTGCAAAACTACAATCTCTGCAATTGAG GTGAGTCCAGATGGTAGACAGTTTTCTGTTACATCTCCTGATCGTAGGATTCGCGTGTTCTGGTTTATAACTGGTAAATTGAGGCGGGTATATGATGAGTCACTTGAG GTGGCCCAAGATCTGCAGAGGAGTGATGCTCCATTATACAGGCTTGAAGCAATTGACTTTGGTAGAAGAATGGCAGTTGAGAAGGACCTTGAAAAAACCGAGAGTGCTCCGCAGCCCAATGCTGTTTTTGATGAAAGCTCTAATTTCCTTATATACGCCACTCTTCTTGGAATAAAA ATAATAAATTTACACACCAACACAGTTGCAAGGATCCTTGGAAAGGTGGAGAGTAATGAAAGGTATCTGAGAGTTGCATTATATCAAGGTGATCAAGGAGGCAAGAAAGTTAGGAAGATTCCAGCAGCTGCGGCAAATGTAAATGAAAGCAAGGAGCCTTTATCTGATCCGACTATCCTATGCTGTGCCTTCAAGAAACACAGGATCTATATGTTCAG TCGGAGAGAGCCAGAAGAACCTGAAGATGCAAGCCAAGGGAGAGATGTGTTCAACGAGAAGCCTGCTGCTGATGAACTTATGTCTGCCTCAGATATTGGAAACTCATCCACAACATCTCTTCCAGAGAACGTG ATCATGCATACTTCGCTGGGTGACATTCACATGAAGCTTTACCCAGAAGAATGTCCCAAAACTGTGGAGAATTTCACAACACACTGTCGAAATGGCTATTACGATAACCACCTTTTCCACCGGGTTATCAGAGGATTTATGGTTCAGACTGGAGATCCTCTTGGTGATGGTACTGGAGGACAGTCAATTTGGGGCAGAGAATTTGAGGATGAGTTTCACAAAAG TCTACGGCATGACAGGCCGTTCACATTGTCTATGGCAAATGCTGGGCCAAACACAAATGGGTCTCAATTCTTTATCACAACGGTGGCTACACCGTGGCTAGACAATAAGCACACTGTTTTTGGAAGAGTTGTGAAGGGAATGGACGTTGTTCAG GGTATAGAGAAAGTGAAGACTGACAAGAACGACAGGCCTTACCAAGATGTTAAGATAGTTAATGTCACTGTTCCGAAATAG